In the Methyloterricola oryzae genome, AGGCACAGCAGCAGGCGACCTTCTGCCGTCAACCGCACACGGTTGCAACTGCCGCAGAAATTATGGCTGTGGGGCGATATGAACCCGATCCGAGTCTGTGTACCGGCCACGCGCAGGTAACGGGACGGGCCGCCCGTTCCCTCCGTGGTCGGCAGCAGGGTGTATTCGCGCTCCAGATCGTGCCGGATTTCGTCGCTGGAATAATATTCCTCAGCCCGGTCGTGGCCGTCCACGACACCCAGCGGCATTTCCTCGATGAAGCTGATGTCGAGTCCCTGACTAAGCGCGAAAGCCACCAGGGGCCGCACGTCCTGATGATTGCGGTTTCTCAAGATCACGCTGTTGAGCTTGACCCGATCGAAACCGGCCTGCCGCGCCGCCTCGATGCCACCGAGTACGCGCTCTAGGCTCCCAAAACGGGTCATCTGGCGAAAACGGTCGGGATCCAGCGTATCCAGGCTGATATTGACGCGCTTGACCCCCGCCTCACGCAGTTCGGCGGCCATCTCGGCCAGATGCGAGCCGTTGGTGGTCAAAACCAGTTCCCGCAGGCCTTCAAGACGTCCCAACTTGCGCAGCAGATCCAGCACGCCCTTGCGTACCAGCGGCTCGCCGCCGGTGATCCGGATCTTGTCCACCCCCAGCGCCACGAAAGCGGAAGCGACGGTTTCGATCTCCTCCAGGGTGAGGATTTGGGCACGCGGCAGGAACTGCATATCCTCCGCCATGCAATAGATGCACCGGAAATCGCAGCGGTCGGTTACGG is a window encoding:
- the moaA gene encoding GTP 3',8-cyclase MoaA, whose product is MKLADSSAPSLVDRFGRQVSYLRISVTDRCDFRCIYCMAEDMQFLPRAQILTLEEIETVASAFVALGVDKIRITGGEPLVRKGVLDLLRKLGRLEGLRELVLTTNGSHLAEMAAELREAGVKRVNISLDTLDPDRFRQMTRFGSLERVLGGIEAARQAGFDRVKLNSVILRNRNHQDVRPLVAFALSQGLDISFIEEMPLGVVDGHDRAEEYYSSDEIRHDLEREYTLLPTTEGTGGPSRYLRVAGTQTRIGFISPHSHNFCGSCNRVRLTAEGRLLLCLGNEHSVDLKRVLRSHPGDAERLQRAIVASLAIKPERHYFELREQPVIFRHMNMTGG